Below is a window of Nocardioides sp. S-1144 DNA.
GCGGTCGGCGCGCTCGTGCAGCCCCGCCTCCGGACCCTCCTGCTGGATGCCGCCGCCGAGCACGGTCGAGGCGACGCCGTAGAAGCTCGAGGCCTGGTGCAGCTGCACGAACGAGTACGCCGCGCGCCAGTGCCCGCCGACCCCGGGCCGCCGGTCGAGGATCGCGACGCGGACGTCGGCGTGGTCGACCAGGGCGTCGGTGAAGGCCATCCCGGTGGCCCCGGCACCGACGACGAGGTAGTCGACCTCCACCCGCCTCGTCACGCGGCCCAGCAGATCACTCGCGCGGCCCGGCGTCCACCGCGGCGCGCGGTCACCGGGAGGCGGAGGCCTCCCGCTCGAGGATCCGGGTGTCGACGGCGGCCGGGCTGAGCACCTGGTCGAGCACCATCGCCGCGCAGCCGACGAGGCCGGCACGGTCCCCGAACGTCGAGGACAGGAACTGCAGGTCGCGGGTGGCCAGCGCCGAGGCGCGGGCGTAGACGCTCTCCCGGACGCCGGCGGCGTAGACCTCGAAGGCGGCGGACATGTCGCCGCCGATCACCACGGCGTGCGGGTTGAGCAGGTTGATCGCGACCGCCAGCACCTCGCCCAGGCTGCGCCCGGCCTCGCGCAGGTGGTGCTTGGCCTCGGCGTCGCCCCCGACGGCGCGGGCGACGACGTCGCGGACGTGCCCGATCCGGTGCCCCTGGGCCTGCAGCTCGGCGACCAGCGCCCAGCCGCCCGCGATGGTCTCGAGGCAGCCGACGTCGCCGCACCGGCACGGCCGGCCCTCGGCCGCGTGGACCTTCGTGTGGCCGATCTCGCCGGCGGCGCCGAGGTGGCCCGGCACGACCCGTCCCTCCGAGACGATGCCCAGGCCGAGGCCGGTCGAGGCCTTGACGACGAGGAGGTCGCGGTAGGTCGCGGCGTGCCCGAGACCCTCGGAGCGGGCCAGCACGTCGGCGTCGTTCGCGACGAACGTCGGGCCAGGCTCGACGTCGGCGAGGAACGCCCCGAGGTCGACGCGGTCCCAGCCGGTCATCGCCGGCGAGTCGATGCTGACGCCGAGCACCGGGTCGACGGTGCCGGGCAGGCTGATGCCGGTGCCGAGCACCGGGGGCCGTCCGCGGTGCCCGCCCGGGAGGTCGGCGAGCAGTCCGGTGAGCTGGGTGGCGACGTCGGGCATGACGACGTCCGGCGGCGCACCGACCTCGTGCTCGACCGAGGAGGAGCGCAGCTCGTGCCCGGCGAGGTCGAAGAGCGCGAGCTGGGAGCGGGAGCGGCCGATCGCGGCGGTCAGGACGACGCCCGCGCGGGCGTCGAGACCGATCCCGCCGGCAGGCCGGCCGCCGGTCGAGGCGAGCTCGTCGCCGGCCAGGACGAGTCCCAGGTCCTCGAGCGCCGCGAGCCGGGCGGTCACGGCCGTGCGCGAGAGCCCCGTGAGCCGGACGAGGTCGGAGCGACTGCTCGCCCGCCCCTGGCGGACCAGCTGGAGCATGTCACCGGCGGTAGTCACCTCCTCATCCTAGGCAACAGTTCCTGACTTTTGTATTAACAGAACCAAAGTTCGTTTGCGGAGTGCAGACATCGGATCTACCGTGGTCGAGTGACTCAACCCGCCTTCGGACTCCCCGACGCGATGCCGGCCTGCGACTTCACCGTCATCGGCGCCACCGGTGACCTGGCGCTGCGCAAGCTCGTACCCGCCCTCTACCGCCGCGAGGCCGAGAACCAGCTGCAGCCCAGCTCCCGGATCATCGGCGTCTCCCGCTCCGAGCTCGACGACGACGGCTACCGCGCCGAGGTCGCGCAGGCGCTGCGCGAGCACATCGGCGCCGACCTCGACGTCGTCGTCGCCACGCGCCTGCTCGACCGGATCAGCCACCTGACCCTCGACGGTGCCGACCCCGAGGGGTGGCACCTCCTGCACAACCACCTCAAGGTCGGCGACCCCGCGGCCGTCCGGGTCTTCTACCTCGCCGTCGCGCCGGCCCTGTTCGGCCCGATCTGCCACCGCCTCGACGAGATCGGCGTCGTCGACCCGACCGCGCGCGTCGTGCTCGAGAAGCCGATCGGCCGCGACATCGACTCGGCCCGCGCCATCAACGACGCGGTCGGCGAGGTCTTCGACGAGGCCCAGATCTTCCGCATCGACCACTACCTCGGCAAGGAGAGCGTCCAGAACCTCCTGGTCACCCGCTTCGCCAACACCTTCCTCGAGCCGCTCTGGAACTCCCACTGGGTCGACCACGTGCAGATCACCGTCGCCGAGACGCTCGGGGTCGGCGAGCGCGGCGACTACTACGACACCTCCGGCGCGCTGCGCGACATGGTGCAGAACCACCTGCTCCAGCTGCTCTGCCTGGTCGCGATGGAGCCGCCGACCTACGTCGGGCGCGAGACCGTGCGCGACGAGAAGCTCAAGGTGCTCCAGGCGCTCAAGCCGATGACGCCGGCCGACGTCGACCGCGACACCGTGCGCGGTCGCTACGGCCAGGGCCTGGTCGACGGCGTCGCGGTGCCGTCGTACACCGAGGACCTCGGCCGCCCCGGCAGCGCGGCAGAGACGTTCGTGGCCATCCGCACCGAGGTGCAGAACTGGCGCTGGGCCGGCGTCCCGTTCTACCTGCGCACCGGCAAGCGGCTCGACCGCAAGCTGTCGGAGATCGTCGTGGTCTTCAAGGAGCCGCCGCACTCGATGTTCCCGCACCACGAGGGCGTGCAGACCGCGAACCGGCTGCACATCCAGGTGCAGCCCGACGAGGGCATGCAGCTGCACATGACCGCCAAGGAGCCCGGCCCCGGTGGCATCCGGCTGCGGCCGGTCTCGCTCGACCTGAGCTACGCGACGGCCTTCGACGCCCGGATGCCCGACGCCTACGAGCGCCTGCTGATGGACGTCGTCCGCGGCAACCCGACCCTGTTCATGCGTCGCGACGAGGTCGAGGCCGCCTGGACCTGGGTCGAGCCCATCCTCCAGCGGTGGGCGGTCACCGCCGACCGCCCCAAGCGCTACCCGGCCGGCACCAGCGGGCCGATCGCCGCCACCACGCTCCTCGAGCGGGACGGCCGGACCTGGCAGGAGCTCCCCGAATGACCACCACCCCGTCCGGCCCGACCGGCCCGACCGGCCCGACCGGCCCGCCCCAGCAGCTGCACCCCGTCGTCGCCGCGGTCACCGACCGCCTCGTCGAGCGCAGCGCCGGCACCCGGGCGGCCTACCTCGCGCAGATCCGCGCCGCCGCCTCGACCGGGCCGGCCCGTGGCCAGCTCGGCTGCGCCAACCTCGCCCACGGCTTCGCCGCCTCCGAGCCGTCGGAGAAGGTCGCGCTGCGCGGCCGGGTCAAGCCCAACCTGGCGATCGTGACGAGCTACAACGACATGCTCTCCGCGCACCAGCCCTACGTCGACTACCCGCCGGTGCTGAAGAGGGCCGCGATCCGCGCCGGCGGCCTCGCGCAGGTCGCGGGCGGCGTCCCGGCCATGTGCGACGGGATCACCCAGGGCCGCGCCGGCATGCAGCTCTCCCTCTTCAGCCGCGACGTCATCGCGATGTCGGCGGCGATCGGGCTGTCGCACGACATGTTCGACGGCGCCCTCATGCTCGGCGTGTGCGACAAGATCGTGCCGGGCCTGCTCATCGGCGCCCTGGCCTTCGGCCACCTGCCGACGGTGTTCGTGCCGGCCGGTCCGATGGCCTCGGGCCTGCCCAACGGCGAGAAGGCGCGGGTGCGCCAGCTGCACGCCGAGGGCAAGGTCGGCCGCGAGGAGCTGCTCGAGGCGGAGGCCGCCTCCTACCACTCCCGGGGCACCTGCACCTTCTACGGCACCGCGAACTCCAACCAGCTGCTCATGGAGGTGCTCGGCCTGCACCTGCCGGGCTCGTCGTTCGTGAACCCCGGCACGCCCCTGCGCGAGGCCCTCACCCGCGCCGCCGCCGAGCGCGCCGTCGCCATCACCCACCAGGGCGCCGCCCACCACGGCGGCGAGGCGATCCCGGTCGGCGAGGTCGTCGACGAGAAGGCCGTCGTCAACGCCTGCGTCGCCCTGCTGGCCAGCGGCGGCTCGACGAACCACACGATGCACCTCGTCGCGATGGCCCGCGCGGCCGGCGTCCAGCTCACCTGGGACGACCTCTCCGACCTGTCGGCGGTCGTGCCGTCGCTGTGCCGGATCTACCCCAACGGCACCGCCGACGTGAACCACTTCCACGCCGCCGGCGGCATCGGCTTCCTGATCCGGACCCTGCTCGAGGCCGGCCTGGTGCACGACGACGTGCTCACCGTGATGGGGCGCGGCCTGCACCGCTACACCCAGGAGCCGGTCCTCGACGGCGACGTCCTGACCTGGCGCGAGGGGCCCGAGCAGAGCCTCGACCTCGACGTGCTGCGCCCGGCGACGGCGCCGTTCGGCCCGGACGGCGGCCTCAAGGTCCTGCGCGGACCGCTCGGCACGGCGGTCATCAAGACCTCCGCCGTCAAGCCCGAGCACCGCCTGGTCTCGGCGCCCGCGCTGGTCTTCGACGACCAGGACGACTTCCTCGTCGCCTTCGCCGAGGGGCGCCTCGACGGCCGCGACCTCGTCGCGGTGATCCGCTACCAGGGGCCCGCGGCCAACGGGATGCCCGAGCTGCACAAGCTCACGCCCGCGCTCGGCGTCCTGCAGGACCGCGGCCAGCGCGTCGCGATCGTCACCGACGGCCGGATGTCCGGGGCCTCCGGCAAGGTGCCGGCCGCCATCCACGTGACGCCGGAGGCCGCCCTGGGCGGTCCGCTGTCGCGGGTCCGCGACGGCGACCTGGTCACCGTCGACGCCGAGGCCGGCGTCCTCGACCTGGTCGGCGTCGACCTGCGGCACCGCGAGCCGGCCGTGCGCCCGGCCACGGACGCCGACGCCTCCGGGACCGGTCGCGAGCTCTTCGCGGCGTTCCGCGCCACCGTCGGCCCGGCCGACGCCGGCGCCAGCGTCTTCCCCCTCCACCACGCCCCCTCCACCGACCCCGCCGAGGTGCCCGTTGTCCAGCACGCCTGAGTCGTCCCCCGCCCTGAGCTCCGTGCTCGACGTCGTCCCGGTGATGCCGGTCGTCGTCGTCAAGCGGGTCGAGGACGCCGTCCCGATCGCCCGGGCCCTGGTCGCCGGCGGCTTGCCGGCGATCGAGCTGACCCTGCGGACGCCGGTCGCGCTCGACGCGATCGCCGCCATCGCCGCGGAGGTGCCGGAGATCCTCGTCGGCGCCGGCACCATCGTCACGCCCGGCCAGGCGAAGGAGGCCGCCGACGCCGGCGCCCGCTTCCTCGTCTCCCCCGGCGCGACGCCGACGCTGCTGGCCGCCATGGCCGGCACCGGGCTGCCGTTCCTGCCCGGCACCAGCACGGTCTCCGAGGCGCTCGCCGTCCTCGAGACGGGCGTCACCGAGATGAAGTTCTTCCCGGCCGAGGCCTCCGGCGGCGCGGCCTACCTGTCCTCGATCGCCTCGCCGGTGCCCGCCGCCCGGTTCTGCCCGACCGGCGGCATCACCGCCGCCACCGCGCCGTCGTACCTGGCGCTCCCGAACGTCGGCTGCGTCGGCGGCTCCTGGCTCACCCCCGCCGCCCTCGTGGACAGCGGCGACTGGGCCGCGATCGAGACCCTCGCCCGCGAGGCCGCCGCCCTCCGCTGACCCGTCGCTGATCACTGACGGCTCACCGCTCACCCGTCGCTGATCACTGACGGGTCACCGCCGACCCGTCGCTGACCCGTCGCTGATCAGCGACGGGTCAGCGTCGGTCGGGCCAGTCGACGCTGAGGAACTGCGTCTCCTGGAACTCCCGCAGCCCGTCGCGGGCGCCCTCGCGCCCCAGGCCGCTCTGCTTGACGCCGCCGAACGGCGCCGACGGGTCGGAGACGACCCCCCGGTTGACGCCGACCATGCCGGCCTCGAGCGCCTCGCCGATGCCGATGGCGGTCCGGACGTCGCCGGCGTACACGTAGGCGGCCAGGCCGTGCTCGGAGGCGTTGGCCAGGGCGACCACGTCGTCGGTGTCGCTCCAGGTCACCACCGGGGCGACCGGGCCGAAGACCTCCTCGGCGACGACGCGGGCCCCGGGTGCCACCCGGTCGAGCACCACCGGCGCCACGAAGTGCCCGGTCAGGCCGTCGGGCACGCTCGCGCGGTGCGCGACCCGTGCGCCGTCGGCGACGGCGGCCTCGACGAGCCCCTCGATCCGGGCGGCCTGGGCGGCGGTGATCATCGGGCCGACGTCGACGCGGCCCGGACCGTGGGCCGGACCGACGCGCATCCCCTCCACCGCGGCGCCGAGCAGCGCGGTGAACTCGGCCGCGACCCGCTCGTGCACGAGGAAGCGGTTGGCCGCGGTGCAGGCCTGTCCCCCGTTGCGGAACTTCGCGTGCAGCGCCCCGTGGACGGCGGCCTCGACGTCGGCGTCCGCGGTCACGACGAACGGCGCGTTGCCCCCGAGCTCCATCGAGGAGGTGACGACCCGGTCGGCGGCCTGGCGCAGCAGCAGCTTGCCGATCCGCGTCGAGCCGGTGAAGGAGACGGCACGGACGCGGTCGTCGGCGAGCCAGGTCGAGACGACGTCGCCGGCCGCCGTGGTCGGGACGACGTTGACCAGGCCGTCGGGCGCGCCGGCCTCGGCGAGCAGCCGGGCCAGGGCGAGGGCGGTCAGCGGCGTCTCCTCGGCCGGCTTGACGACGACGCTGCAGCCCGCGGCCAGCGCCGGCGCGACCTTGCGGGTGATCATCGCGGCCGGGAAGTTCCACGGCGTCACCAGCGCGGCGACGCCGGCCGGGTGGTGGGTGACGATCGAGCGGGTGCCGCCGCCCGGCGACTCGCCCCACGAGCCGTCGGTGCGCACCGCCTCCTCGGCGTACCAGCGGAAGAACTCCGCGGCGTAGGTCACCTCGGCCCGCGCGTCGGCCTCCGGCTTGCCGTTCTCCGACATCAGCAGCCAGGCGAGCCGGTCGGCGTCGCGCAGCATCAGCTCACGAGCCCGCGACAGCACCTCCGACCGGGCGCGCGGCGACGTGCGACGCCAGCCGCGACCGGCCTCGACGGCGGCGTCGACGGCCGCGGTCGCCTCGGCGGCACCGCCGTCGGCGACGCGGGCCAGCTCGAGCCCGGTGGCCGGGTCGTCGACGACGAAGCTGGCGCCGGTCGAGCGCCACTCGCCGCCGACCAGGACGCCGCGCTCGGGCTCGAGGTCACCCAGGTTTCCCGGGTCGGCGGGGGCGGGCGGGTGGGTGGTGAGGCTCATGGTCGGGGTCCTTCGGGAGGAGGGCGGGGACGCGCCGCCCGCCCCCGCCGCGGCAGGACCGGCGGTGGTGGGCAGGAGCGGCTGGGAGCGGCTGGAGCGGCTCAGGTGCCGAGGTCGAGGCCGGCGAGGAGGGCGGACCGGCTGGCGCGCACGTGCTCGCGCATCACCCGCTCGGCGCTGTCGCCGTCCTTGGCCAGGATCAGGTCGAGCACGACGTGGTGCTCGCGCTCGGACTGCATCGCGCGGCCGGGCTGGTCGAGCGACGTCGTCACCAGCCGCGAGTAGGCCAGCTGGTTCATCAGGGTGCGGTAGTGCGCCTCGAGCTTGGTGTTGTCGGCGCCGGTGATGAGGAGGTCGTGGAACT
It encodes the following:
- a CDS encoding NAD-dependent succinate-semialdehyde dehydrogenase, with the translated sequence MSLTTHPPAPADPGNLGDLEPERGVLVGGEWRSTGASFVVDDPATGLELARVADGGAAEATAAVDAAVEAGRGWRRTSPRARSEVLSRARELMLRDADRLAWLLMSENGKPEADARAEVTYAAEFFRWYAEEAVRTDGSWGESPGGGTRSIVTHHPAGVAALVTPWNFPAAMITRKVAPALAAGCSVVVKPAEETPLTALALARLLAEAGAPDGLVNVVPTTAAGDVVSTWLADDRVRAVSFTGSTRIGKLLLRQAADRVVTSSMELGGNAPFVVTADADVEAAVHGALHAKFRNGGQACTAANRFLVHERVAAEFTALLGAAVEGMRVGPAHGPGRVDVGPMITAAQAARIEGLVEAAVADGARVAHRASVPDGLTGHFVAPVVLDRVAPGARVVAEEVFGPVAPVVTWSDTDDVVALANASEHGLAAYVYAGDVRTAIGIGEALEAGMVGVNRGVVSDPSAPFGGVKQSGLGREGARDGLREFQETQFLSVDWPDRR
- the edd gene encoding phosphogluconate dehydratase, with product MTTTPSGPTGPTGPTGPPQQLHPVVAAVTDRLVERSAGTRAAYLAQIRAAASTGPARGQLGCANLAHGFAASEPSEKVALRGRVKPNLAIVTSYNDMLSAHQPYVDYPPVLKRAAIRAGGLAQVAGGVPAMCDGITQGRAGMQLSLFSRDVIAMSAAIGLSHDMFDGALMLGVCDKIVPGLLIGALAFGHLPTVFVPAGPMASGLPNGEKARVRQLHAEGKVGREELLEAEAASYHSRGTCTFYGTANSNQLLMEVLGLHLPGSSFVNPGTPLREALTRAAAERAVAITHQGAAHHGGEAIPVGEVVDEKAVVNACVALLASGGSTNHTMHLVAMARAAGVQLTWDDLSDLSAVVPSLCRIYPNGTADVNHFHAAGGIGFLIRTLLEAGLVHDDVLTVMGRGLHRYTQEPVLDGDVLTWREGPEQSLDLDVLRPATAPFGPDGGLKVLRGPLGTAVIKTSAVKPEHRLVSAPALVFDDQDDFLVAFAEGRLDGRDLVAVIRYQGPAANGMPELHKLTPALGVLQDRGQRVAIVTDGRMSGASGKVPAAIHVTPEAALGGPLSRVRDGDLVTVDAEAGVLDLVGVDLRHREPAVRPATDADASGTGRELFAAFRATVGPADAGASVFPLHHAPSTDPAEVPVVQHA
- a CDS encoding ROK family transcriptional regulator — its product is MTTAGDMLQLVRQGRASSRSDLVRLTGLSRTAVTARLAALEDLGLVLAGDELASTGGRPAGGIGLDARAGVVLTAAIGRSRSQLALFDLAGHELRSSSVEHEVGAPPDVVMPDVATQLTGLLADLPGGHRGRPPVLGTGISLPGTVDPVLGVSIDSPAMTGWDRVDLGAFLADVEPGPTFVANDADVLARSEGLGHAATYRDLLVVKASTGLGLGIVSEGRVVPGHLGAAGEIGHTKVHAAEGRPCRCGDVGCLETIAGGWALVAELQAQGHRIGHVRDVVARAVGGDAEAKHHLREAGRSLGEVLAVAINLLNPHAVVIGGDMSAAFEVYAAGVRESVYARASALATRDLQFLSSTFGDRAGLVGCAAMVLDQVLSPAAVDTRILEREASASR
- the eda gene encoding bifunctional 4-hydroxy-2-oxoglutarate aldolase/2-dehydro-3-deoxy-phosphogluconate aldolase, yielding MSSTPESSPALSSVLDVVPVMPVVVVKRVEDAVPIARALVAGGLPAIELTLRTPVALDAIAAIAAEVPEILVGAGTIVTPGQAKEAADAGARFLVSPGATPTLLAAMAGTGLPFLPGTSTVSEALAVLETGVTEMKFFPAEASGGAAYLSSIASPVPAARFCPTGGITAATAPSYLALPNVGCVGGSWLTPAALVDSGDWAAIETLAREAAALR
- the zwf gene encoding glucose-6-phosphate dehydrogenase, yielding MTQPAFGLPDAMPACDFTVIGATGDLALRKLVPALYRREAENQLQPSSRIIGVSRSELDDDGYRAEVAQALREHIGADLDVVVATRLLDRISHLTLDGADPEGWHLLHNHLKVGDPAAVRVFYLAVAPALFGPICHRLDEIGVVDPTARVVLEKPIGRDIDSARAINDAVGEVFDEAQIFRIDHYLGKESVQNLLVTRFANTFLEPLWNSHWVDHVQITVAETLGVGERGDYYDTSGALRDMVQNHLLQLLCLVAMEPPTYVGRETVRDEKLKVLQALKPMTPADVDRDTVRGRYGQGLVDGVAVPSYTEDLGRPGSAAETFVAIRTEVQNWRWAGVPFYLRTGKRLDRKLSEIVVVFKEPPHSMFPHHEGVQTANRLHIQVQPDEGMQLHMTAKEPGPGGIRLRPVSLDLSYATAFDARMPDAYERLLMDVVRGNPTLFMRRDEVEAAWTWVEPILQRWAVTADRPKRYPAGTSGPIAATTLLERDGRTWQELPE